From the Saccharomyces paradoxus chromosome XIV, complete sequence genome, one window contains:
- the PFA3 gene encoding palmitoyltransferase PFA3 (Palmitoyltransferase for Vac8p~similar to YNL326C) — translation MNDRLSLTSLFPRCLTTCLYIWTAYITLTRIHQIPRWFLALTIVPTLAVALYTYYKVIARGPGSPLDFPDLLVHDLKAAENGLELPPEYMSKRCLTLKHDGRFRVCQICHVWKPDRCHHCSSCDVCILKMDHHCPWFAECTGFKNQKFFIQFLMYTTLYAFLVLIYTYYELGTWFNSGSFNRELIDFHLLGVALLAVAVFISVLAFTCFSIYQVCKNQTTIEVHGMRRYRRDLEILNDSYGTNEHLENIFDLGSSMANWQDIMGTSWLEWILPIETFKYKKSKHTKDEKGLYFNVRPQVQDRLLSSRCLEDQLLRRVTPRPSLEADRASVEIIGAN, via the coding sequence ATGAATGACAGGCTTTCGTTGACAAGTCTGTTTCCCAGGTGTTTGACCACATGTTTGTATATTTGGACTGCATACATAACATTGACAAGGATTCATCAAATACCTAGGTGGTTTCTCGCGCTAACAATAGTTCCGACATTGGCAGTGGCTCTATACACTTATTATAAGGTTATTGCTAGAGGTCCCGGTTCTCCTCTAGATTTCCCTGATTTGTTAGTCCACGATTTAAAGGCAGCGGAAAATGGACTTGAACTTCCTCCGGAGTATATGTCAAAAAGGTGTTTGACCTTAAAACATGATGGAAGATTTCGGGTGTGCCAAATATGCCATGTTTGGAAGCCCGATCGCTGTCATCATTGTTCATCATGCGATGTTTGCATATTGAAAATGGATCATCATTGCCCTTGGTTCGCTGAATGCACTGGTTTtaagaatcaaaaattttttattcaattcTTAATGTACACAACATTATACGCGTTCTTAGTCCTAATTTATACTTACTATGAGCTTGGGACGTGGTTTAACTCCGGTAGTTTCAACCGTGAATTGATAGATTTTCATCTATTAGGGGTGGCCCTATTGGCGGTTGCTGTTTTCATTTCTGTTTTAGCATTTACCTGTTTCAGCATTTATCAGGTTTGTAAAAACCAAACTACTATCGAGGTACACGGAATGAGAAGGTATCGAAGGGATCTTGAAATCCTCAATGACAGCTATGGAACAAATGAGCATTTAGAGAATATATTTGACTTGGGTTCTTCAATGGCCAACTGGCAAGATATAATGGGTACATCTTGGTTAGAGTGGATACTTCCTATTGAGACCTTCAAGTACAAAAAGTCTAAACACACAAAGGATGAAAAAGGTTTATATTTTAATGTAAGACCTCAAGTACAAGACCGACTGCTAAGTAGTAGATGTTTAGAAGATCAATTACTGAGAAGAGTAACACCAAGACCCTCATTAGAAGCCGATAGGGCGTCTGTAGAAATTATCGGTGCAAATTAG
- the EGT2 gene encoding Egt2p (Glycosylphosphatidylinositol (GPI)-anchored cell wall endoglucanase~similar to YNL327W) — protein MNKLLLHLVRVISILGLANALTQTQPILKDIQITDSYTKTKECTDPDHWFIIEGQLSIPKGSQQNITFQVPDAFSSFPQEPFSIKHNSNSVATISRPDKSTNNFTISIPEKSSEDITTTFNFLAQLTSDAKSKVTEPKSIVYSFYSENTMFNDVIDYVAKNTSAITTDGGIYKTNNTAWFTVDLPMRTFISPVYLTSQTSSSSDYVFDTSLTKFEVVTAVDSFNEPINAIPYTTVHDYSTEDEIRCLFNSTISGGLYFRVTYFTKKLSTSSISNTVELTYPDEGTSVRLLGKRDTSTTLASELYSESAANIDSTTSDDTTSSDAAITPTYSNSTLSSYTSQSSAIPEVAVTASLSSGILSSTVNGASTSADASMSAVSTVSSSSEQASSSSISLSAPSSSNSTFTAPSSSLSATETYSIISSASISVTQASYIDNSTTTAATQSTSTIAVSSAEQLSSTLSYTSNVTISVSSATQHTTTPSYVSNSTTLSSSSVLESVISSPYLANTTVSGASSASQSTNPPYVSNSTTSSATQSATIAPFAINITGTSISSSITNTSSVSSTTSSLSSGPFVSNTTVASGSYILTTTTESAQLTEIGSLIPISTITTSTTTSGTDKTGSNKVASSTEIAQSIVNNSSLSVSTINTNAATAAANARNATFTHATLSGSLQPSYHSSSLLSSTIDTKATTATTSTSRDGSSSLAFTTGLNQSVVTGTDKSDTYSVISSTESAQVTEYDSLLPISTLKPTVVTGTSRNSTFSMVSSTKLTEATATDKGDAYSVISSTQSAQVTEYGSMLPISTLETPTVIMSTDESGYFTLTTCTESGQATEYGSLIPISTVDGSVIYTFTGESVVVGYSTTVGAAQYAQHTSLVPVSTIKGSKTSLSTEESVVAGYSTTVGAAQYAQHTSLVPVSTIKGSKTSLSTEESVVAGYSTTVDSAQYAEHTNLVAIDTLKTSTFQKATATEVCATCTALSSPHSATLDAGTTISLPTSSSTSLSTIITWYSSSTIKPPSISTYSGAAGQLTIRIGSLLLGLISFLL, from the coding sequence ATGAATAAACTATTGTTACATCTAGTACGAGTCATTTCGATACTCGGCCTAGCAAACGCTCTCACACAAACGCAACCGATTTTAAAAGATATTCAAATAACAGATAGTTATAccaaaacaaaagaatGTACGGATCCAGATCATTGGTTCATAATAGAAGGGCAACTGTCTATCCCAAAGGGAAGTCAGCAAAATATAACATTCCAAGTACCAGATGCTTTCAGCTCATTCCCTCAAGAACCCTTCAGCATAAAACATAATTCTAACAGTGTTGCCACGATATCACGCCCAGATAAATCGACGAACAATTTCACCATTTCTATTCCAGAAAAGAGTTCAGAAGATATAACTACTACATTTAACTTCCTTGCACAGCTTACATCAGATGCTAAATCCAAAGTTACAGAACCAAAAAGCATCGTTTACAGTTTCTATTCAGAAAATACTATGTTTAATGACGTTATTGATTACGTCGCTAAAAATACTTCTGCTATAACAACAGATGGTGGTATATACAAAACTAATAATACCGCCTGGTTTACCGTTGACTTACCAATGAGAACGTTCATAAGTCCCGTTTATTTGACTTCTCAAACATCTTCCTCCTCAGATTACGTATTCGATACTTCGTTAACTAAGTTTGAGGTTGTCACTGCCGTTGATTCTTTTAACGAACCTATTAATGCTATCCCATATACAACTGTTCATGACTACTCCacagaagatgaaattagATGTTTATTTAATTCTACAATCAGCGGTGGGCTATACTTCCGTGTGACTTATTTCACAAAGAAGCTATCTACCTCTTCCATATCAAATACTGTCGAATTAACATATCCCGATGAAGGTACATCTGTCAGACTTTTAGGAAAGAGAGATACTTCAACCACCCTAGCCTCAGAATTATATTCTGAGTCAGCTGCTAACATTGATTCCACCACCAGTGATGACACAACTAGCTCTGATGCTGCTATAACACCAACATACTCAAATTCAACGCTTTCTTCTTATACTTCGCAATCATCCGCTATCCCTGAAGTTGCGGTTACTGCATCATTGAGTAGCGGGATCCTTTCTTCTACAGTTAACGGTGCTAGCACCTCGGCGGACGCTTCCATGTCCGCTGTCTCTACGGTTTCTTCTAGCAGTGAACaagcttcttcttcaagtatttctttatcgGCTCCAAGTTCTTCAAACTCAACCTTTACTGCTCCTTCATCTTCTCTGTCTGCTACTGAAACATATAGTATTATCAGTTCAGCTAGTATATCTGTCACACAGGCTTCCTACATTGATAATTCTACTACTACCGCTGCTACTCAATCTACTTCTACTATAGCAGTTTCATCTGCTGAACAATTGTCAAGCACTCTATCATACACCAGTAACGTCACAATATCAGTATCATCAGCTACCCAACATACTACTACTCCTTCATATGTTAGTAACTCCACTACACTCTCATCCTCATCTGTTCTTGAATCTGTAATTAGTTCTCCATACCTGGCAAACACTACTGTTTCAGGAGCTTCATCTGCAAGTCAATCTACTAATCCGCCATATGTCTCCAACTCCACAACATCATCCGCAACTCAATCAGCCACCATTGCTCCGTTCGCGATTAACATAACAGGAACAAGTATTTCTTCTAGTATCACTAATACTTCTTCAGTTAGTTCTACTACGTCCAGTTTATCATCCGGCCCATTTGTTTCAAACACAACGGTTGCCTCTGGGTCTTATATTCTAACCACTACTACAGAGTCTGCACAACTTACTGAAATAGGGAGTTTGATACCAATCTCGACTATTACTACTAGTACCACCACTTCTGGTACCGATAAAACTGGTAGTAATAAGGTGGCCTCTTCAACTGAAATAGCGCAATCTATCGTAAACAACAGTTCACTTTCGGTGTCAACAATCAACACTAACGCTGCGACAGCAGCTGCTAATGCCAGAAATGCTACTTTCACTCATGCAACCCTTTCTGGTTCGCTTCAACCCTCATATCATAGCAGCTCACTATTATCGTCCACAATTGACACCAAGGCAACTACTGCTACTACAAGCACCAGTAGAGACGGTAGTTCGAGTTTGGCTTTCACCACTGGGCTCAATCAATCCGTAGTTACCGGTACAGATAAAAGTGATACCTATAGTGTAATTTCATCCACAGAATCAGCCCAGGTTACGGAGTACGACAGCTTACTTCCAATTTCCACCCTGAAGCCTACAGTCGTTACAGGTACAAGTAGAAACAGTACCTTTAGTATGGTGTCCTCCACCAAATTGACCGAAGCTACTGCAACGGATAAAGGTGACGCGTATAGTGTAATTTCATCTACACAGTCAGCTCAAGTTACTGAATATGGAAGTATGCTTCCAATTTCTACGCTGGAAACACCAACAGTCATTATGAGTACCGATGAAAGCGGCTATTTTACTTTAACTACATGTACTGAGTCTGGGCAAGCTACAGAATATGGTAGTCTGATTCCAATTTCCACAGTAGATGGTTCagttatatatacatttacTGGCGAAAGTGTAGTGGTGGGTTACAGTACCACAGTGGGTGCCGCCCAATATGCACAACATACAAGTTTAGTCCCGGTATCTACCATTAAGGGTTCCAAAACTTCTCTTTCAACCGAGGAAAGCGTAGTGGCTGGCTACAGTACTACAGTGGGTGCCGCCCAATATGCACAACATACAAGTTTAGTCCCGGTATCTACCATTAAGGGTTCCAAAACTTCTCTTTCAACCGAGGAAAGCGTAGTGGCTGGCTACAGTACCACAGTAGATTCTGCCCAATACGCCGAGCACACAAATTTAGTTGCCATAGATACATTGAAAACTAGCACATTCCAAAAAGCAACAGCAACTGAGGTTTGTGCCACATGTACCGCCCTTTCTTCCCCTCATTCTGCAACTTTAGATGCAGGTACTACTATTTCATTGCCAACAAGTTCCAGCACATCTCTATCTACAATAATTACCTGGTATTCCTCATCTACTATTAAGCCTCCTTCAATTTCTACATACTCGGGCGCCGCTGGTCAATTAACCATCCGTATTGGCAGTTTGTTGCTAGGGTTAATCTCATTTCTGCTGTAA
- the LEM3 gene encoding Lem3p (Membrane protein of the plasma membrane and ER~similar to YNL323W), with translation MVNFDLGQVGEVFRRKDKGAIVSGDNPEEEEDVDASEFEEDEVKPVRTKNRRPKEDAFTQQRLAAINPVLTPRTVLPLYLLIAVVFVIVGGCILAQNSKVDEVTIYYQDCMTNATSSWSDIPSEHWQFVFHKYKTYNTAPQWRFVDDESDDFTKQRGTCQIRFTTPSDMKNNVYLNYVLEKFAANHRRYVLSFSEDQIRGEDASYETVHDATGINCKPLSKNADGKIYYPCGLIANSMFNDTFPLQLTNVGDTSNNYSLTNKGINWESDKKRYKKTKYNYTQIAPPPYWEKMYPDGYNETNIPDIQDWEEFQNWMRPGAFDKITKLIRINKNDTLPAGEYQLDIGLHWPVLEFNGKKGIYLTHGSHLGGRNPFLGIVYLIGGCICAAMALILLTFWLFGGRKIADASSLSWNMK, from the coding sequence atGGTAAATTTCGATTTGGGCCAAGTTGGTGAAGTATTCCGTAGAAAGGACAAAGGAGCTATAGTGTCCGGAGACAAcccagaagaagaagaagacgtCGATGCTTCTGAGtttgaagaggatgaagtAAAGCCTGTGCGTACAAAGAATAGAAGACCCAAAGAGGATGCATTCACTCAACAAAGATTAGCGGCTATAAACCCGGTGTTAACGCCGAGGACAGTTTTGCCTCTTTATCTGTTAATTGCTGTTGTATTTGTTATTGTAGGAGGGTGCATATTAGCACAGAACTCCAAAGTGGATGAAGTAACCATATATTACCAGGACTGTATGACTAACGCGACCTCATCATGGAGCGACATCCCTTCTGAACATTGGCAATTTGTCTTTCACAAATATAAAACATATAATACTGCACCACAATGGAGGTTTGTGGATGATGAATCAGATGACTTCACAAAACAAAGAGGTACATGCCAAATCAGGTTCACTACTCCAAGtgatatgaaaaataacgTATATTTGAATTATGTGCTGGAAAAATTTGCTGCCAATCACAGAAGATATGTACTATCTTTTAGCGAAGATCAGATACGTGGGGAGGACGCCTCTTATGAGACGGTGCATGATGCAACCGGTATAAATTGTAAGCCACTATCTAAGAACGCCGATGGTAAAATATACTATCCATGTGGCCTAATTGCGAACTCAATGTTCAACGACACGTTCCCCCTGCAGTTAACAAATGTAGGGGATACGTCTAACAACTATTCATTGACAAATAAAGGAATCAATTGGGAAtctgataaaaaaaggtacaaaaaaaccaaataCAATTATACACAGATAGCACCTCCACCATATTGGGAAAAGATGTATCCAGATGGATACAACGAGACGAATATTCCTGATATTCAGGATTGGGAAGAGTTCCAAAACTGGATGAGGCCAGGtgcttttgataaaattacAAAACTGATCAGAATCAATAAAAACGATACTTTGCCAGCGGGTGAATACCAGTTGGATATCGGTCTGCATTGGCCAGTATTGGAGTTTAATGGTAAGAAGGGAATCTACTTGACTCACGGTTCTCACCTTGGCGGTAGAAATCCATTTTTAGGTATAGTTTACCTGATTGGGGGCTGTATTTGTGCTGCCATGGCATTGATATTATTAACGTTTTGGCTCTTCGGCGGTAGAAAGATTGCTGATGCATCAAGTTTGTCATGGAATATgaaatag
- the KRE1 gene encoding Kre1p (Cell wall glycoprotein involved in beta-glucan assembly~similar to YNL322C) gives MMRRTLLHSFATLLFSLSLWSAAVMAAVTTQVTVVTNVAGDLVTETTIWDPATAAAAATTTAQTGFFTTVFTTTNDVGTTVILTQTVNRATMLPTTTTSTSSTGKTTTTVPTATSSLSSGLYLSTVTTTNDLGTTVTLTQTFTHSSTSATSSASSSVSSSVSSSVSSSGSSSSVKTTTSAGSAVAETGTRPDPSTDFTEPPVSAVTSLSIDSYITITEGTTSTYTTTRAPTSMWVTVVRQGNTITVQTTFVQRFSSQYVTVASPSVGSIGMGTLTGTVGVIKSAIKKTVSHNEAQHLGMSSFTSILGGLLTVLIWFL, from the coding sequence atgatgcGTCGCACGCTATTACATTCATTCGCTACGCtgctattttctttgtcgTTGTGGTCAGCTGCGGTCATGGCAGCTGTGACAACTCAGGTTACAGTAGTAACAAATGTCGCAGGGGACCTGGTTACGGAGACCACAATATGGGACCCTGCCAccgctgctgctgctgccaCAACTACCGCTCAAACAGGTTTCTTCACTACCGTATTCACTACCACTAACGATGTCGGAACCACCGTCATTCTGACTCAGACAGTCAACAGAGCCACTATGCTACCAACCACGACGACTTCTACCTCATCTACTGGTAAGACAACCACCACTGTTCCTACCGCAACTTCATCGTTGTCTTCGGGACTGTATTTATCTACAGTTACCACGACAAACGATTTGGGTACCACAGTTACATTGACTCAAACGTTCACACATTCTAGCACCAGTGCTACTTCATCCGCCTCCTCGTCTGTGTCCTCGTCTGTGTCCTCGTCTGTATCTTCGTCTGGTTCATCCTCCAGTGTAAAGACGACCACATCGGCAGGGAGCGCAGTAGCTGAAACAGGCACCAGGCCAGACCCCTCCACAGACTTCACAGAGCCTCCTGTGTCTGCTGTCACTAGTCTATCTATTGACTCATACATTACCATCACTGAAGGTACAACCTCCACTTACACAACCACACGTGCGCCAACGTCCATGTGGGTCACCGTTGTTAGACAGGGCAACACTATCACTGTGCAAACTACTTTTGTCCAGCGTTTCTCCTCCCAGTACGTAACAGTCGCTTCTCCCTCCGTGGGGTCTATTGGGATGGGTACTTTAACCGGTACTGTAGGCGTTATTAAATCTgcaataaagaaaacagtttCGCATAATGAGGCCCAGCATTTAGGTATGAGTTCGTTTACTTCAATTTTGGGTGGGCTATTAACGGTTTTAATTTGGTTcttataa
- the FIG4 gene encoding phosphatidylinositol-3,5-bisphosphate 5-phosphatase (Phosphatidylinositol 3,5-bisphosphate (PtdIns[3,5]P) phosphatase~similar to YNL325C), producing the protein MNNDAMEHTLGGGILTTSGSKQRKTSKFVMGKYTLYETKDRMYIVGSNKRETMFRILEIDLTVPRGELTVLEDNVFFTRNEIMNVLASLEEATEDGLHKKITGYGLLGFIKFTCWYYLIMVTKYSQVAVIGGHGIYHIDGIDIIPITNNYKKPEKSSDEARLLNIFKDLDLTKTFYFSYTYDITNTLQTNILREKLKAVDRCDITIPCGITDYNEMFVWNNNLLSPIFACIDTVFDWFQCIIHGFIDQVNVSVLGKSIYITLIARRSHHFAGARFLKRGVNNKGHVANEVETEQIVTDMILTPFHQPGIGFFDSDRYTSFVQHRGSIPLYWTQDASNLTTKPPIRINVVDPFFSPAALHFDNLFQRYGGGTIQILNLIKTKEKTPRETKLLWEFEQCIDYLNEFLPTLKKLDYTSWDMSRASKQDGQGVIEFLEKYAVNTVTTTGIFHNGPDFASTKIQEGICRSNCIDCLDRTNAAQFVIGKRALGCQLKSLGIIDNSYLEYDSDIVNILTELFHDLGDTIALQYGGSHLVNTMETYRKINQWSSHSRDMIESIKRFYSNSFVDAQRQDAINLFLGHYSWREGFPSLWEMNTDFYLHNAYSLNMPKRSYTHWWNDYNIKSVKELINEELIATGNDVTREKIIKNVRGYPGAFDNYWNEYYLPRSVTWIRDLFAYNMNSTRRYHNALSKQDKAMSPFTSRKQSWLNNKLKMITSSKSLEKAEGRVVETTDLDRDTSPKQELELYEHYLHIISDRSQKLEEKMNSFSYSKYPIFISHESSEIPPMRKVIGEPLVDIAEDFTDVYDDDDDGDDENDEMTTEALLIAPDHVSVDEKFYEKVLNVDDYKPALDDYSAVIHIKPDNLQLYRDLCFSKDIQLDFQ; encoded by the coding sequence ATGAACAATGATGCAATGGAGCATACCCTTGGTGGAGGTATACTTACCACATCTGGGTCTAAGCAGAGAAAGACCTCTAAGTTTGTAATGGGTAAATATACGTTATACGAAACCAAAGATCGAATGTATATTGTTGGAAGCAATAAAAGGGAAACCATGTTTCGTATTCTAGAAATTGATCTTACTGTGCCCCGTGGAGAATTAACTGTGTTGGAGGATAATGTCTTCTTCACTAGAAATGAAATCATGAATGTACTAGCAAGTTTAGAAGAAGCAACTGAAGATGGTCTACATAAGAAAATTACAGGATACGGTCTTCTGGGATTCATTAAATTCACCTGTTGGTACTATTTAATAATGGTTACCAAGTATAGCCAAGTTGCAGTGATTGGCGGTCATGGTATTTATCACATTGATGgtattgatattattccTATTACGAACAACTATAAAAAACCtgaaaaaagttcagaTGAGGCAAGGCTATTGAATATATTTAAGGATTTAGACCTAACAAAAACCTTTTATTTCAGTTATACCTACGATATCACAAATACTTTACAAACCAATATATTGCGAGAGAAATTAAAAGCGGTTGACCGATGTGATATTACAATACCTTGCGGGATAACCGACTATAACGAAATGTTTGTTTGGAATAACAATTTATTATCTCCTATTTTTGCTTGTATTGACACTGTTTTTGATTGGTTCCAATGCATTATACATGGATTTATTGACCAGGTTAATGTTTCAGTTTTGGGTAAGTCCATATATATTACTTTAATCGCAAGAAGATCTCACCATTTTGCTGGTGCACGCTTTCTAAAGCGTGGTGTTAACAATAAAGGACATGTTGCTAACGAAGTCGAAACTGAACAGATTGTAACAGATATGATTTTGACTCCATTCCATCAACCGGGAattggattttttgataGTGATCGATACACTTCTTTTGTACAACATCGTGGCTCAATCCCCTTATACTGGACCCAGGATGCGTCCAATTTAACCACAAAGCCACCTATAAGAATCAATGTGGTAgatccatttttttctccgGCTGCGTTGCATTTTGATAACTTGTTTCAAAGATATGGTGGCGGAACCATTCAAATACTGAACTTAATTaaaaccaaagaaaagacgCCAAGAGAAACTAAGTTACTCTGGGAATTTGAACAATGTATAGATTATCTGAATGAATTTTTACCAACACTAAAGAAATTAGATTACACCTCTTGGGATATGAGCAGGGCTTCTAAACAAGATGGTCAAGGTGTTATTGAATTCTTAGAGAAGTACGCGGTAAACACTGTCACGACGACAGGAATATTTCATAATGGTCCAGACTTTGCTTCTACAAAGATCCAGGAAGGAATATGTCGAAGTAATTGTATCGACTGTCTTGATAGGACCAACGCCGCCCAATTCGTCATTGGCAAGAGAGCACTTGGTTGCCAGCTCAAATCTTTAGGAATTATCGATAATAGTTATTTAGAGTACGACTCTGATATCGTCAACATACTAACTGAATTGTTTCATGATCTGGGAGATACTATTGCATTACAATATGGCGGTTCGCATTTGGTTAACACCATGGAGACatatagaaaaataaatcagTGGAGCTCCCATTCAAGGGATATGATCGAAAGTATAAAAAGATTCTACAGTAATTCATTCGTTGATGCACAAAGGCAAGATGCGATTAATTTATTCCTGGGTCACTACTCCTGGAGAGAAGGATTTCCCTCTTTATGGGAAATGAATACCGATTTCTACTTGCATAATGCTTATAGTCTTAATATGCCTAAAAGGAGCTATACTCATTGGTGGAATGATTACAACATCAAAAGTGTAAAAGAATTGATTAATGAAGAACTTATTGCAACAGGTAATGATGTGACAAGAGagaaaattataaaaaacGTAAGAGGTTATCCTGGTGCCTTTGACAATTACTGGAATGAATATTATCTGCCAAGATCAGTAACTTGGATTCGCGATCTCTTTGCATATAATATGAATTCAACAAGAAGATATCATAATGCTTTGTCCAAACAAGACAAGGCTATGTCGCCGTTCACTTCTAGGAAGCAAAGTTGGCTGAATAATAAGCTAAAGATGATCACATCCAGTAAGAGTTTAGAAAAGGCTGAAGGTAGGGTAGTTGAGACTACCGATTTAGACAGAGATACATCTCCAAAGCAAGAATTAGAATTGTATGAACATTACCTGCACATAATATCTGACAGAAGCCAAAAGttggaagagaaaatgaattcattttcgtattcaaaatatccaaTTTTTATCAGTCATGAAAGTAGTGAGATTCCACCAATGAGAAAAGTAATAGGAGAACCACTAGTTGATATTGCAGAAGATTTCACTGATGTAtacgatgatgatgatgatggcgACGATGAGAATGACGAGATGACAACAGAAGCACTTCTTATTGCTCCTGATCATGTGTCTGTTGACGAAAAATTTTACGAAAAAGTCCTCAATGTCGATGATTATAAACCTGCTCTTGATGACTATTCTGCTGTTATACACATTAAGCCCGACAATTTGCAGCTTTACAGGGATTTGTGCTTTTCTAAAGATATACAACttgattttcaataa